Proteins encoded together in one Coffea arabica cultivar ET-39 chromosome 2c, Coffea Arabica ET-39 HiFi, whole genome shotgun sequence window:
- the LOC140035728 gene encoding uncharacterized protein: MASTIKDLAFNIVKLDHFDEGNFIHWKKQVHFLLVALKLVYVLTTPRPATNDEEEMLDDIRTKQKWDTDDEICRGHILNAMSGGLFYVDHSVTAAKEFWDKLEVRWRSNFLGFQEAKCITDSTMVAKFIALASASKEANRLRNLLDKIPMWPKPISPISIHCDSAAMLAIAYSQAYNDKFRHVGLRYSLVRDLIMNGEIIIDFVRSKENLVDPLTKGLTKEVIFKTSKGMMLKSNA, translated from the exons ATGGCAAGCACTATAAAAGATTTGGCTTTCAATATTGTTAAACTTGACCATTTTGATGAAGGGAATTTCATTCATTGGAAGAAGCAAGTGCATTTCCTTCTTGTGGCCCTCAAATTAGTGTATGTTCTAACTACTCCAAGGCCTGCAACAAATGATGAAGAAGAGATGTTGGATGACATCCGCACTAAGCAAAAATGGGACACGGATGATGAGATTTGTAGGGGACACATTCTCAATGCAATGAGTGGCGGACTTTTTTATGTCGATCATTCGGTTACAGCAGCCAAGGAATTTTGGGACAAGTTAGAAGTAAG GTGGAGGAGCAATTTCTTGGGCTTCCAAGAAGCAAAATGCATAACTGACTCCACCATGGTAGCCAAATTTATAGCCTTGGCTTCAGCTAGCAAAGAAGCCAATCGGTTACGAAATTTGCTAGACAAGATACCAATGTGGCCAAAGCCAATTTCACCAATCTCCATACATTGTGATAGTGCTGCTATGCTTGCTATAGCTTATAGCCAAGCGTACAATGACAAATTTAGACATGTTGGATTAAGGTATAGCCTAGTAAGAGATTTGATCATGAATGGCGAGATAATCATAGATTTTGTAAGATCAAAAGAGAACCTAGTTGATCCATTAACCAAAGGATTAACAAAGGAAGTGATTTTTAAAACATCTAAAGGGATGATGTTGAAGTCTAATGCATGA